The following are encoded together in the Streptomyces rapamycinicus NRRL 5491 genome:
- a CDS encoding alpha/beta hydrolase: protein MSRPLRLGALSAALLVTALAAGCGGDGGRPDTSAHQKPDWSGCPAPSSSQDAAATKAPGGEWECATLHVPLDYRKPRGKTIGIAMIRAKATDRRHRIGSLIFNFGGPGGSGVATLPALAGSYKQLRTRYDLVSFDPRGVGRSSGVRCLPDRQLDAYYAADSTPNDNAEVKSLVRRVKTYAAGCEKNSGTVLPYVGTANAARDMDLMRRVLGDKKMHYFGVSYGTELGGVYAHLYPKQVGRALFDGVVDPMQTPEQGALGQAKGFQRALDDYLKACTRTSANSCPTQNRIRTLLKRLDGRPVRGYGGRKLTESLADGGIAQSLYSREYWQYLTQGIAAAQQGDGRILLALGDAMNGRGPDGRYSTLQSALTAITCADFKQRYTVPDIERKLPTFRKVSPVFGDMMAWGLTQCTDWPVHGAWTTPDVSAKGAAPILVVGNTGDPATPYEGAARMAKELGPGVGVQLTYKGEGHGAYDSGNACVRRTVNDYLLKGTVPPKGKVCT from the coding sequence GTGTCCCGACCTCTGCGCCTCGGTGCGCTGTCCGCCGCCCTGCTGGTGACCGCCCTGGCCGCCGGATGCGGTGGCGACGGCGGACGGCCGGACACCTCGGCCCACCAGAAACCGGACTGGTCCGGCTGCCCCGCCCCCTCCTCGAGCCAGGACGCGGCCGCCACCAAGGCCCCGGGCGGGGAGTGGGAGTGCGCGACGCTCCATGTGCCGCTGGACTACCGCAAGCCGCGCGGCAAGACCATCGGCATCGCCATGATCCGCGCCAAGGCCACCGACCGGCGCCACCGGATCGGCTCGCTGATCTTCAACTTCGGCGGCCCCGGCGGTTCGGGCGTGGCCACCCTCCCGGCGCTCGCGGGCAGCTACAAGCAACTGCGCACCCGCTACGACCTGGTCAGCTTCGATCCGCGCGGGGTCGGCCGCAGCAGCGGGGTACGTTGTCTCCCGGACCGGCAGCTCGACGCCTACTACGCCGCCGACTCCACCCCGAACGACAACGCCGAGGTGAAGAGCCTGGTCCGCCGGGTGAAGACCTACGCCGCCGGATGCGAGAAGAACTCCGGCACGGTCCTGCCGTACGTCGGCACCGCCAACGCCGCCCGTGACATGGATCTCATGCGGCGCGTCCTCGGCGACAAGAAGATGCACTACTTCGGCGTCTCCTACGGCACCGAACTCGGCGGCGTCTACGCCCATCTGTACCCGAAGCAGGTGGGGCGCGCCCTCTTCGACGGGGTCGTGGACCCCATGCAGACGCCCGAACAGGGCGCGCTCGGCCAGGCCAAGGGGTTCCAGCGCGCCCTCGACGACTATCTGAAGGCGTGCACCAGGACCAGCGCCAACAGCTGCCCCACCCAGAACCGGATCCGCACGCTGCTGAAGCGGCTCGACGGCCGTCCGGTGCGCGGCTACGGCGGCCGGAAGCTGACCGAGTCCCTCGCCGACGGCGGTATCGCGCAGTCCCTGTACTCGCGGGAGTACTGGCAGTACCTCACCCAGGGGATCGCCGCCGCCCAGCAGGGCGACGGCAGGATCCTGCTGGCCCTGGGGGACGCCATGAACGGACGCGGCCCGGACGGCCGCTACAGCACCCTCCAGTCCGCCCTTACCGCCATCACCTGCGCCGACTTCAAGCAGCGCTATACGGTCCCGGACATCGAGCGGAAGCTGCCCACCTTCCGTAAGGTCTCCCCGGTCTTCGGCGACATGATGGCGTGGGGCCTGACCCAGTGCACCGACTGGCCGGTCCACGGCGCCTGGACCACGCCCGACGTGAGCGCCAAGGGGGCCGCGCCGATCCTGGTCGTCGGCAACACCGGCGACCCGGCGACCCCGTACGAGGGTGCCGCGCGGATGGCGAAGGAGCTGGGCCCCGGGGTCGGCGTCCAGCTCACCTACAAGGGCGAGGGCCATGGGGCGTACGACAGCGGCAACGCCTGTGTCCGAAGGACGGTCAACGACTATCTGCTCAAGGGCACGGTGCCTCCGAAGGGCAAGGTCTGCACCTAG
- a CDS encoding alpha/beta hydrolase, whose product MPSSPRTIRTRALVSMTAMVTLLTVAGCDDDGGNEQGKASSEPSASAPAAPSDSGLPGSLTGQKLNWSSCQAPTAMQGTGEKPGSEWECATLKVPLDYAKPRGETIDLAMIRAKATGSDKRIGSLVFNFGGPGGSGVSSLPGFAAAYDTLRSRYDLVSFDPRGVGESAGVRCQSDQEIDASDAVDSTPDDDAEIKTAMADAKAFIEGCEKRSGKVLGHVDTVSAARDMDLMRQVLGDDKLSYFGISYGTELGGVYAHLYPKRVGRAVLDAVVDPTEDPEQGSLGQAKGFQLALDNYLEDCAKKGTACPTGGDPAAGADRIVAFLKKLDKKPLSTESGRKLTQDGALSGIAAALYDKESWKYLTLGLQEAMQLEEGNMLLAMADSMSGRDENGHYSNINTANAAINCVDDRQRYTVTDVKAQLPRFRKASPVFGEYLAWGMLGCTGWPVDGTTDTPDVSAQGSAPVLVVGNTGDPATPYEGARKMVQELGKGVGVEVTYKGQGHGAYNSGNACMTKTVNAYLLDGKVPAGGKTCR is encoded by the coding sequence ATGCCGAGTTCCCCACGCACCATACGGACCAGGGCGCTGGTCTCCATGACCGCCATGGTCACCCTCCTCACCGTCGCGGGCTGCGATGACGACGGGGGAAACGAGCAGGGCAAGGCGTCGTCCGAGCCCTCGGCGTCGGCCCCGGCCGCGCCTTCGGATTCCGGGCTGCCGGGCTCGCTCACCGGTCAGAAGCTCAACTGGTCGTCCTGCCAGGCCCCGACCGCGATGCAGGGCACCGGTGAGAAGCCGGGAAGCGAGTGGGAATGCGCCACTCTGAAGGTGCCGCTGGACTACGCGAAGCCCAGAGGCGAAACGATCGATCTGGCCATGATCCGCGCCAAGGCCACCGGATCGGACAAGCGCATCGGCTCCCTGGTGTTCAACTTCGGCGGACCCGGCGGCTCCGGTGTCTCCTCGCTCCCCGGTTTCGCCGCCGCCTACGACACTCTGCGCTCACGCTATGACCTGGTGAGCTTCGATCCGCGCGGGGTCGGCGAGAGCGCCGGGGTGCGGTGCCAGAGCGACCAGGAGATCGACGCCTCGGACGCCGTGGACAGCACGCCGGACGACGACGCCGAGATCAAGACCGCGATGGCGGACGCCAAGGCGTTCATCGAGGGCTGCGAGAAGCGTTCCGGCAAGGTGCTCGGCCATGTGGACACCGTGAGCGCCGCCCGTGACATGGACCTCATGCGGCAGGTGCTGGGCGACGACAAGCTGTCGTACTTCGGCATCTCCTACGGCACCGAACTCGGCGGCGTCTACGCTCATCTGTACCCGAAGCGGGTGGGACGCGCGGTTCTGGACGCCGTGGTCGACCCCACCGAGGACCCCGAGCAGGGCTCTCTCGGCCAGGCGAAGGGGTTCCAGCTCGCGCTCGACAACTACCTCGAGGACTGCGCCAAGAAGGGCACGGCCTGCCCGACCGGCGGCGACCCGGCGGCGGGCGCCGACCGGATCGTGGCCTTCCTGAAGAAGCTCGACAAGAAGCCGCTGTCCACCGAGAGCGGCCGCAAGCTCACCCAGGACGGGGCGCTGAGCGGTATCGCCGCCGCGCTCTACGACAAGGAGAGCTGGAAGTACCTGACCCTCGGGCTGCAGGAGGCGATGCAGCTCGAGGAGGGCAACATGCTGCTCGCGATGGCCGATTCGATGTCCGGCCGCGACGAGAACGGCCACTACAGCAACATCAACACCGCCAACGCGGCCATCAACTGCGTGGACGACAGGCAGCGTTACACGGTGACCGATGTGAAGGCGCAGCTGCCGCGCTTCCGCAAGGCGTCACCGGTCTTCGGCGAGTACCTGGCCTGGGGCATGCTCGGCTGTACCGGCTGGCCCGTGGACGGCACCACGGACACCCCTGATGTCAGCGCCCAGGGCTCGGCGCCGGTCCTCGTGGTCGGCAACACCGGCGACCCGGCCACCCCGTACGAGGGGGCCCGGAAGATGGTCCAGGAGCTGGGCAAGGGCGTGGGCGTCGAGGTCACCTACAAGGGGCAGGGCCATGGCGCGTACAACAGCGGCAACGCCTGTATGACGAAGACCGTGAACGCCTATCTGCTGGACGGGAAGGTGCCCGCGGGCGGCAAGACGTGCCGCTGA
- a CDS encoding lysylphosphatidylglycerol synthase transmembrane domain-containing protein, whose translation MIRDQEETAKHQGAQPPEEEARTPEALPHSTTPSGRPETEAPGSGDDCGPDGPEGHVDRVSGDEPLLPARVHRPSDLLRTLLGILGMALVLAIAAFAHGTTAGLEKDIGHGANQAPPLLIDFAGLTAGVAVLVLPVAFAFERLIKRDGLRIADGVLAAVLAHGVSLAMDLWVARGAPGSLREALTQPAPGGTFSDPVHGYLAPVIAYMTAVGMARRPRWRVAMWCVLLLDAFAVLVGGYTTPFSIILTVLIGWAVAYGTLYAVGSPNVRPTGQHLLAGLRRVGFNPVSAMRAEEPEDEHGHGDRGRRYLVTLEDGPPLDVTVVDREQQAQGFFYGVWQRLTLRTITPPRSLQSLRQALEQEALLAYAAIAAGANAPKLIATSELGPDAVMLVYEHVGGRPLHALPDEAITDELLAGAWHQVQALQSRRIAHRRLDSDALLVDRNGTVFLTELRSGEIAAGDVVLRMDIAQLLTTLGLRVGAERSVAAAVEVLGPDAVAGSLPLLQPLALGRGTRATLRQLARERAQRQREAVLEASHAAKEARDAEAREALEAAGGPEAATGDRKTAKAEKQAEKRAIEEALEDAREEDLLSQIRQQVLLVRPQAPIQPERLERIKPRTLVSFCAGAFAAYFLLSQFTHLKLGALVGEANWIWVIFALVFSALTYLAAALSLLGFVPEKVPLGRTVLAQVAASFVKLVAPAAVGGVALNTRFLQRAGVRPGLAVASVGASQLFGLASHIVLLLTFGYITGTERTPALSPSRTVIAGLLTAAVLVLVVTAIPVLRKFVSTRVRSLFAGVVPRMLDVLQRPKKLLAGIGGTLLLTAANVMCLDSAIRAFGGELSYASIAVVFLAGNALGSAAPTPGGVGAVEAALIAGLTFAGLPYETAAPAVLLFRLMVFWLPVLPGWVAFTHLTRKEAL comes from the coding sequence GTGATACGAGATCAAGAAGAGACGGCGAAGCACCAGGGTGCGCAGCCTCCGGAGGAGGAGGCCCGCACCCCGGAGGCGTTGCCGCACTCCACGACACCGTCCGGTCGGCCGGAGACAGAGGCCCCGGGCTCGGGGGATGACTGCGGCCCGGACGGACCCGAGGGCCATGTGGACCGGGTCTCCGGCGACGAGCCGCTGCTGCCGGCCCGCGTGCACCGCCCCTCCGATCTGCTGCGGACGCTGCTCGGGATCCTCGGCATGGCCCTCGTGCTCGCCATCGCGGCCTTCGCCCACGGCACCACCGCGGGTCTGGAGAAGGACATCGGGCACGGCGCCAACCAGGCGCCCCCGCTACTGATCGACTTCGCGGGGCTCACGGCCGGAGTGGCCGTCCTCGTCCTGCCGGTGGCCTTCGCCTTCGAGCGGCTGATCAAGCGGGACGGACTGCGGATCGCCGACGGCGTGCTTGCCGCGGTGCTGGCCCACGGGGTGTCTCTCGCCATGGACCTCTGGGTCGCCAGGGGCGCCCCCGGCTCGCTCCGCGAGGCGCTCACCCAGCCCGCCCCCGGCGGCACCTTCAGCGACCCCGTGCACGGCTATCTCGCCCCTGTCATCGCCTATATGACGGCCGTCGGCATGGCCAGGCGCCCGCGCTGGCGGGTGGCCATGTGGTGCGTGCTGCTGCTCGACGCCTTCGCGGTGCTCGTGGGCGGCTACACCACACCGTTCTCGATCATCCTTACGGTGCTCATCGGCTGGGCGGTGGCCTACGGCACGCTCTACGCGGTCGGCTCCCCCAATGTGCGCCCCACCGGCCAGCACCTGCTCGCCGGGCTGCGCCGGGTCGGCTTCAACCCGGTCAGCGCCATGCGCGCCGAGGAGCCCGAGGACGAGCACGGCCATGGCGACCGGGGCCGCCGTTATCTGGTCACCCTGGAGGACGGCCCGCCCCTGGACGTCACGGTCGTCGACCGGGAGCAGCAGGCCCAGGGCTTCTTCTACGGCGTCTGGCAGCGGCTGACGCTGCGGACGATCACCCCGCCGCGCAGCCTCCAGTCGCTGCGCCAGGCCCTGGAGCAGGAGGCGCTGCTCGCCTACGCGGCCATCGCGGCCGGGGCCAACGCGCCCAAGCTGATCGCCACCTCCGAGCTGGGCCCGGACGCCGTGATGCTCGTCTACGAGCACGTCGGCGGCCGCCCGCTGCACGCCCTGCCGGACGAGGCGATCACCGACGAACTGCTGGCCGGGGCCTGGCACCAGGTCCAGGCGCTCCAGTCGCGGCGGATCGCCCACCGGCGGCTGGACAGCGACGCCCTGCTGGTCGACCGCAACGGCACGGTCTTCCTGACCGAGCTGCGCAGCGGTGAGATCGCGGCCGGAGACGTGGTGCTGCGGATGGATATCGCACAGCTGCTGACCACCCTGGGCCTGCGGGTGGGCGCCGAGCGCTCCGTGGCCGCCGCGGTGGAGGTCCTCGGCCCGGACGCGGTCGCCGGAAGCCTTCCGCTGCTCCAGCCCCTGGCGCTCGGCCGGGGCACCCGGGCGACCCTGCGCCAGCTCGCGCGCGAGCGCGCCCAGCGCCAGCGGGAGGCCGTCCTGGAGGCGTCCCACGCCGCCAAGGAGGCCCGGGACGCCGAGGCTCGGGAGGCCCTGGAGGCCGCCGGGGGCCCGGAGGCGGCCACCGGCGACCGTAAGACGGCCAAGGCCGAGAAACAGGCGGAGAAGCGCGCCATCGAGGAGGCCCTGGAGGACGCCCGCGAGGAGGATCTGCTCTCCCAGATCCGGCAGCAGGTGCTGCTGGTGAGGCCCCAGGCGCCGATACAGCCCGAACGGCTGGAGCGCATCAAGCCGCGCACCCTGGTCAGCTTCTGCGCGGGGGCCTTCGCCGCGTACTTCCTGCTGTCCCAGTTCACCCATCTCAAGCTGGGCGCCCTGGTCGGCGAGGCCAACTGGATCTGGGTCATCTTCGCGCTCGTCTTCTCCGCGCTCACCTATCTGGCCGCGGCGCTGAGCCTGCTCGGCTTCGTCCCGGAGAAGGTGCCCCTCGGGCGGACGGTGCTGGCGCAGGTGGCCGCCTCGTTCGTGAAGCTGGTGGCGCCCGCGGCGGTCGGCGGAGTCGCCCTCAACACCCGCTTCCTGCAGCGCGCGGGGGTGCGGCCGGGGCTCGCGGTGGCCAGTGTGGGCGCCTCCCAGCTGTTCGGGCTCGCCAGCCATATCGTGCTGCTGCTGACCTTCGGCTACATCACCGGCACCGAGCGCACTCCGGCGCTCTCGCCATCCCGGACGGTGATCGCCGGGCTGCTGACGGCCGCCGTCCTGGTGCTGGTGGTGACCGCGATTCCCGTGCTGCGGAAGTTCGTGTCCACCCGGGTGCGGTCGCTGTTCGCGGGCGTCGTGCCGCGCATGCTGGACGTGCTCCAGCGGCCCAAGAAGCTGCTCGCGGGCATCGGCGGCACCCTGCTGCTGACCGCCGCGAACGTGATGTGCCTCGACTCCGCGATCCGGGCGTTCGGCGGTGAGCTGAGCTACGCGAGCATCGCCGTCGTCTTCCTCGCGGGCAACGCCCTGGGGTCGGCGGCGCCCACCCCCGGCGGTGTGGGCGCGGTCGAGGCCGCCCTGATCGCGGGTCTGACCTTCGCCGGGCTGCCGTACGAGACGGCGGCTCCCGCGGTGCTGCTCTTCCGGCTGATGGTCTTCTGGCTGCCGGTGCTGCCCGGCTGGGTGGCCTTCACCCACCTCACCCGCAAAGAAGCGCTGTAG
- a CDS encoding MGMT family protein, whose protein sequence is MSRESREPEDGDSAEELPEYAERVLEVAELIPSGRVMTYGDVAEWLEEGGPRQVGRVMALYGGAVPWWRVVRADGVLLPGHELRALGHYREEGTPLREAARSAEGHVPRIDMARARWDGGGQDHGR, encoded by the coding sequence ATGAGCCGGGAGAGCAGGGAGCCGGAGGACGGGGACAGCGCCGAGGAGCTGCCCGAGTACGCCGAGCGGGTGCTGGAGGTGGCCGAGCTGATCCCCTCCGGCCGCGTGATGACCTACGGGGACGTCGCCGAATGGCTGGAGGAGGGCGGCCCGCGCCAGGTGGGGCGGGTGATGGCGCTCTACGGGGGCGCCGTGCCGTGGTGGCGCGTGGTGCGCGCGGACGGTGTGCTGCTGCCCGGCCACGAGCTGCGGGCCCTTGGCCACTACCGCGAGGAGGGCACCCCGCTGCGTGAGGCGGCGCGCTCGGCCGAGGGCCATGTGCCGCGGATCGACATGGCCAGGGCGCGGTGGGACGGGGGCGGGCAGGACCACGGCCGGTAG